A single Alphaproteobacteria bacterium DNA region contains:
- a CDS encoding DNA starvation/stationary phase protection protein yields MSKKKVIDGLISAVADSFVLYIKTQNYHWNVTGPHFKSLHLMFEDQYNDLFSAIDLLAERVRAVGSKVPATYAKYAELTHLEEGHEDLPAEKMIAELLRDQHIIVKTLSSVLKSAQEIGDEVTATIVTDRIEVHQKNAWMLESSIA; encoded by the coding sequence ATGAGTAAAAAAAAGGTTATTGATGGTTTGATTTCAGCTGTTGCTGATAGTTTTGTTTTATATATAAAAACGCAAAATTATCACTGGAATGTAACAGGTCCCCATTTTAAATCGTTACATTTAATGTTTGAAGACCAATATAATGATTTATTTTCAGCCATAGATTTATTAGCCGAAAGGGTAAGAGCTGTTGGCTCTAAAGTTCCAGCAACCTATGCTAAATACGCAGAATTAACGCATTTAGAAGAAGGTCATGAGGATTTACCCGCTGAAAAAATGATTGCAGAATTACTGAGGGACCAACATATAATAGTTAAAACTCTAAGTTCAGTATTAAAATCAGCACAAGAGATTGGTGATGAGGTTACAGCTACAATTGTTACAGATAGAATTGAGGTTCATCAAAAGAATGCATGGATGTTAGAAAGTAGTATAGCGTAA